The Microbulbifer sp. TB1203 nucleotide sequence GCACGCGAGAAAAAATCCTGATCATCGATGCCGGTATCAGCGACAACATGAAGGGCTACCTGGAGTACCGATTCCGGGATTTCAAGAACAAATTCCGCTTCCACGCCGCGGTGATCACCCATCCGGACAGCGACCACTACCGGGGTTTTCAGAAGGTTTTTGAAAACCCGCAGATCTCCTTCGAAAACGTTTACCACAACGGCCTGATGGAGCGCACCGGTCCCGACCTGCTGGGGCCGCTCGAAGGCGGTTTTCTCACCGATATCCGCCCCACTAAACTCTCCGCCCGTGCCTTATACGCCGACCCGGCGGTGCGCGGGGGCAAGTGGTATCCGGAACTGATCTGGACTGCACTGGAGAGCGAGCGCTTTGGCGATGTGGCCATGCTGTCCACCGCTCACGGAGAGAAAGAAGACGGCCGCAGTTGGATGCCCGGATTCTCCCCCTCGGACAACCCGGAGCTGAACATCGAGGTGCTGGGCCCGGTGGTGGAGAGAGCTCCCAACGGCAAACCCGGCCTGCGCGCCCTGCCCGCCACCATGGGCGGAACCGCGATGAACACCGCCAAGACCAAGAACGGCCACTCAGTACTGCTGCGCCTGCAATACAGGGGCTTCTCCATCCTGTTCGGCGGAGATCTCAATGTACCCGCAGAACACTTCCTGATGCGTCACTACGGCAACGGTGGCGCGGCCCCCACCACCCTGACCGAGACCCGGGCGATGATCGAGCGGGCCAGAGAGCGCTTTGGCGCGGACCTGATGAAATGCTGCCACCACGGCTCTTCCGATGTCACCGAGGAATTTCTCGAGGCCACGGCGCCCGCCGGCTATGTGGTCTCTTCCGGCGATGAGGAGAGCCACGTGCACCCGCGCCCCGACCTGCTCGGCCTGCTGGGCAAAAAGGGGCGGGGCGAGCGCCCGCTGATTCTCAGCACCGAACTGCAGCGTTCCACCCGCGAACACGAAGACCAGTCCCTGCGCCGGAAATTGGACGGGCTGGTGGAGAAAATCAAAAGAGAAGACGACCCGGCCAGGGAACAGGAATTGAAAAACCAGCGCAACGAGATACTGGACGAGCTGTTCAAACGCAATGTGGGTGTCTACGGCTCCATCAACCTGCGCACCGACGGCCACCGGGCGGTGATTGCATTTCGCCGGGAAAAGTCCAGCCAGACCAAGCGCTGGTTCTACTATGAACTGGAAAAGGATACGGATGGCGTCTTTCAGGTCAAAACGGCTGACAGCTAGAACATTGAAGGCGTGGAGCGCTGCAAATTGACCCACCCGGCTCTTTCCTCCCCCAACACAAAAACAACGCCAATCTTCCCCATATCCCAGTGCCACCTACGGCCGCATCGAAGCGCGCATCTCCTCGCCCAGCTCCGTTTTTTATTCTGCTCAACGTGGCCGTCGGTGGCACCTGGCCGGGCAGCCCGGATGGTTCCAGTGTATTTCCACAGCGCATGTATGTGGATTACGCCAGGGTCTACCAGTAGTCCTCAGACAAAATCAGCCTGCAAAAGCGGCATCCGACCGATGCCGCTTTTCGGTTGCCCGTTCCACCCATCCCTGTTACCGTCGGCCCCTACGAGTTTTACCCGGAGGGATGTAATGTGAAACGGTTCGGCTACGCAATCTTCCTACTGCCTTTATTTCTGTTTGGTTGCAACCTGGACGAATTTCCGGAACGCAGTCCCGGTGGCGGCGGCGGAGAGGAGAGCGTCGAGTACAAACAAGAGATGCGGGATTTCGTCCGGAATATCAGTCAGTACGCAAAAGGTGCCGACGGAAACTTTATCATTATTCCCCAGAATGGCGCAGAAATCGTCAGCACAACCGGGAACGACACAGGCACCGCCGATGCGGACTATGTCAGCGCCATAGACGGTATCGGACAGGAGTCCCTGTTCTATGGCTACGACGAGGATGACCAACCCACGCCGGCAAAGGAACGCCTGTGGACCCGCACCTTCCTGGATATGGCCAAGGACAGCGGCGACATCACCATTCTGGTTACCGACTACGCCTTCAGCCAGAACAATATGGATGATTCCTACGAGCAAAACGCCAACCTCGGATATATTTCCTTCGCTGCGGACCACCGGGAACTGGACAATATCCCCACTTACCCACTCACCATCAACAATGAAAATGCCGAGGATATCGAACAGCTCTCCGATGCCAGGAACTTCCTCTACCTGATCAATCCTAGGCTCTCCTCGACTCGCCAGGAGCTGGTCAACGATATCAGCGATACCAACTACGACGTGGTCATTATCGATTTCTTCTTCGATGGAGTGGAGTACACCCCGGCGCAGATAGAGCAGCTAAAGCAAAAGCGCAATGGTGGCAAGCGGTTACTGATCGCCTATATGAGCATTGGCCAGGCGGAGAATTATCGCTATTACTGGCAGAGCCACTGGCCATCCAATCCCCCGGAATGGCTGGAGGAAGAAGACCCCGACTGGGTTGGCAACTACTATGTGGAGTACTGGGAACAGGATTGGCAGACGTTAATCTACGGAGAGAACAATGCCTACCTGGACAGGATAATAGAGGCCGGTTTCGATGGCGTTTACCTGGACAGAATCGACGCCTTCGAATACTTCGAAAACTGATATTTTTCGACCGGCGCCATCCCCGGCGCCGACCCTCAGACATTTTCGGTTATCGCGGCCGGCTGCCCGGCATCAACACTGCCCGGTTCCCGGGCTTTGGAAAAAGCCTGGAACTGGGTGAGAAAAACCTCCCCGGAAAGCCGCCGCAGGAAACCACTGCGCTGCAACCCATCCATCACCGGCCCCTTGACTTCGGACAGGTGCAGGCGGACACCCAGTTCCTGCAGCCTTTCATTCACCGACTCCAGTACCTCCAGCGCGCTCCAGTCCACTTCGTTCACGGCACTGCACATCAGGATCACGTGCCAAACCTGCGTATTTCCCGCCAGGTCGGCATAAATACGATCCTCAAGATAGCTGGCGTTGGAGAACAGCAGGCTTTCATCCACGCGGATGGTCAGTATCTGTGGCACCGTCAGCACATTGTGCCGCCTGACGTTCCTGAAATGTTCAGTACCTTCCACCAACCCCACTTCCGCGATGTGCGGCCTGGAGGTGCGGTATAGGAACAGCATAATCGAGGCGGCAACACCGCAGGCAACACCCGCCTCAACTCCCGCAAGCAATGTCACCACGATAGTGACGAGCGCAGCGGCGAAGTCCCTGCGGGAGAAATTCCAGGTTTTTTTCAGTATGGAAAAATCCACCAGCGACAGGACCGCGACGATAATGGTGGCCGCCAGTGTCGCCTTCGGCAGATAGTACAGGAAGGGGGTGAGGAACATTGATGCCAAGGCGATACCGATAGCGGTAAAGACACTCGCCATCTGCGTCTCCGCCCCCGCGTCAAAATTGACCACTGAGCGGGAGAATCCCCCGGTCACCGGAAAAGCGCCGGAAAATCCAGAGGCCACATTGGCCGCACCCAGGCCGACCAGCTCGCGGTTCACATCAATTTTCTGGCGGCGCTTGGCAGCCAGAGTCTTGCCCACGGATACGGATTCCACATAACCGATGACCGAAATCATCACCGCCGGCAGCATCAGCGCCCGGACCAGTTCCCAGGAAAGACCGGGTATCTGCAGCTCTGGCAGCCCGCGGGGAATGGCACCCACAAGCGCCACACCTCTCTCCTCCAGACCTAGCACCAGGCTGAGCATAACAGTGACCAGCACGCCCACTACCGGGGCCGCTTTTGCCAACAGCGCGGCGCTGTGGGTAGATAATGACAAGCGGGTCAACAAAATTGTGGCACCACCCCGCGACCAGAATAAAAACAGCACCACCAGAGTGCCTATCGCCAGTGTATGAGTATTCATTCCGGGAAGGTTCTTCAGCAGCGATGTACCCAACTGCAACAGGTTTTCGCCACCCGCATCAATACCCAGAATATGTTTGAGCTGGCTGAGAGCAATGAGCAATCCGGAAGCGGTGATAAACCCGGAAATCACCGGGTGCGAGAGGAAGTTGGCAAGAAAGCCCAGGCGCAGAAATCCCATCAATGCCAGAAACAGCCCGCACAGCAGCGCCAGCATCGACGCCGCCAACAGGTATTCCCCGGTGCCCTGAACAGCCACCTGACTCAGGGCGACAGCGGTCATCAGGGAGGTTATCGCCACGGGGCCCACCGACAGGCTGCGGCTGCTGCCGAACAAGGCGTAAGCGATCAGCGGCGCGATACTCGCGTAGAGGCCAACCTCGGCGGGCAGGCCCGCGAGCAGTGCGTAGGCCAGCGATTGGGGAATCAGCATAATGGTGACGATAACCGCAGCCAGGAGGTCACGCCCCAATTGCTGGCGATTGTACTGCCTGAGCCAGCCGGGAATGGCCAGGTAGCCCGCCAGTCGATACACGGCGCCCATCCCGCTAGCGGCCGAAGACAACCAGCGTACCGCTGACGTCAAACCCCGCTCCGCGGGCTTTTTCCATCAGGGTTTTTCCGTCTTCTCCCACCGTGCATTTTGCCGCTGCCCACAAATTGCAGGCGCGATTGCCGGTGCGGCAGAAGGCGTGGACCTTTTTGCCGCTGTCCAGGATTTTCGCGAACTCCTTGCAGTGGACCGCTTGCATCTGGCCGCGCGCAAAGGGAATAGCCACAAATTCGATACCGCAACCCGCAGCTGCCCGGGAAAGTTCCGCGAATGAGGCCTGGTCATCGACCTCTCCTTCCAACCGGTTGCACACCACGACCTGTACGCCGGAGTGGGCCAGCTGCTGCAGGTCTGCGCAGGTGATGTCTGCGGATATGGACACCTGGCTGTCCAACTGTTTGATATCCATCGCTCTCTCCAACTGCTGAATTCTGGAATCGGTCCGGGGCGCCGACAGGGGCGGTGGGGCGGGCTCAAAAACCTCATCGGCAAATATTGAGCCCACCCTCACCGCCCATGTCGGCTTCGAGCCCCAAGGAATCATTCTGCCTTCCGAAACCCGGGTTTAAAGATGGTTGATCGGCACCTTGAGGTAGATAACCCCGTTGTCCTCCGCCGGTGGCATCTGCCCCGCGCGGATATTCACCTGGATAGACGGAATAATCAGCCGGGGCATGGGCAGGTTGGCGTCGCGCTTGGTGCGCATGGCAACAAACTCGGCCTCGCTTACCCCCTGGTGCAGGTGGATATTATTGCGTTTCTGCTCGCCCACGGTGGTCTCGCAACGGTGCTCGCGGCCACCTTCGGGCGGATAGTCGTGGCACATGAACATGCGAATATCCTCCGGCAGCGCCAGCAGTTTTTGCACCGAGCGGTACAGGCTGCCCGCATCGCCTCCGGGGAAATCGCAGCGGGCACTGCCCACGTCCGGCATAAAAAGAGTGTCGCCTACAAACAGGGCGTCACCGATCATCCAAGCCATATCCGCCGGCGTGTGACCCGGCACATAGAATACCCGCGCCTCCAATTCGCCAACATTGAATACATCGCCATCGTGAAACAGGTAATCGAACTGGCTGCCGTCAATAAGGAACTGTTTCTCCAGGTTGAACACCTCGCGAAAAATCTTTTGCACCTCTCGGATCTTGTCACCGATAGCAATCTTTCCACCTAGCTGCTTGCGGATAAATGGCGCGGCGGACAGATGGTCCGCGTGGGCGTGAGTCTCCAGTATCCACTCCACCGAGAGTTTTTCTGCGTGGATGAATTCCACCAGGCGCTTGGCGCCGGCGGTGTTGGTGTGACCGGACGCTGGGTCGAAGTCCAACACCGGGTCCACCACCGCGGCAGCGCCGCCCGGGTGGTCGTAGACCACATAGCTCCAGGTTTCGGTATCCGGGTCGAGGAACGGCTGGACCTGGGTAAGCGGTTTAGCGGCTGACATAGGCTCGTCTCCCAATCTCAACACCAACAATATACTTGTGGATATTATATAAATCAATATAATGTTTACATGTAAACTTTATGAGCACACAGGGCAACCATGGCCGACACTTCCAACATCAGTCTCGACAAGATGCGCGCCTCTGCCGGCGATGCCTCGCTGATGCTGCGGTCCCTGGCCAACCGGGACCGCCTGCTACTGCTGTGTCAGTTGAGCCAGGAAGAGCTCTGTGTCGGCGACCTGGAGGACAGGCTGGGCATCTACCAGCCCAGCCTGTCCCAGCAACTGGGCGTGCTGCGCCGGGAGGGGCTGGTGGCCACCCGCCGCGAGGGCAAGCACGTGTACTACCGGGTGGCGGACGAGCGGGTGCTGGTGTTGCTGCAAACCCTCTACCAACTCTACTGTTCGGAATAACTTGTATGACCATAGACTGGAATGCTTTCACCCCCCTGTCTGCACTGGCGGGCGGGGGACTGATCGGCCTGGCCAGCGCGCTGCTGTTGTCACTGAACGGGCGTATCGCCGGAATCTCCGGCATCGTCGGCGGACTGTTCGCGCGCACCGCCGGCGAGACCGGTTGGCGGCTGGCGTTCATACTTGGCCTGCTCGCCGCACCCGTGCTCTGGGCACTGTTCACCGCCCTGCCCCCGATTCGCATCGAGGCGGGCTACCCGGTTCTGATCGCCGCCGGGCTGCTAGTGGGTGTGGGCACCCGCTATGGCGCAGGCTGCACCAGCGGCCACGGGGTCTGCGGCCTGTCCAGACTATCCCCCCGCTCGCTGGTGGCGACACTGGCATTTATGGGCGGCGGCTTTGCCACGGTTTACGTCGTACGCCACCTTTTGGGAGTCTAAGTGAACAGATCACTCTTTTCCGCTTTCCTCGCCGGGCTTATATTCGGCGTCGGCCTGTTACTCTCCGGAATGGCCAACCCGGAAAAGGTGCTGGCCTTCCTCGACCTGTTCGGCGCCTGGGACCCCTCCCTGGGACTGGTGATGGCCGGCGCCATCTGCGTCGGCATGCCGGCCTTTTATTTGACCGGGAAGCGCGGCAAATCGCTTTTTGGCGGCGAGCTGAAATTGCCCGAGCGTCGGGATATCGACCGTCGGCTGGTACTGGGCAGTCTGGTATTCGGCATCGGCTGGGGCCTGGCAGGCTTCTGCCCGGGCCCTGGCATCGTGGCCACTGGCGCCGGTGAATTCAAGGCGCTGGTGTTCGCCGCCGCCATGGTGGTAGGCATGGGTATTTTTCAGGTAATTGAAAGCCGCCGCGCCACATCGGACGGCTGAGACAGGAGACGGCAGAGCAACTCCAGCCGTCGCGGCACTCCGCATCCTGCGGACCACCGCTTTCTGATATCTTGATATTCAGGTTTCGGAGTCCAGACCATCGATGTGACATTGAGCCCGAAGGGACGGCGAGATGGGTTTAATATTTACCGGTCAGGTTTTTGAATCTGTACTCCCGAAACCCGGCTTGACCGAAGCAGCGAGGGAAAGCGCGAAACTATGCGGCTAAAGAGGCTGGTCCCGGACTGGTTGAAGGGCTATCAGCGCCAGTGGCTGGCGGGAGATACCAGCGCCGCGCTGGTGACCACCATGATGCTGGTGCCCCAGTCGCTCGCCTATGCGCTGCTCGCCGGACTGCCGCCGCATATCGGTCTCTACGCCAGCCTGCTGCCGCTGCTCGGCTATGCGCTCTTCGGCTCCAGCATGGTGCTATCGGTGGGGCCGATGGCGGTGCTGTCGCTGATGACCGCTTCCGCCCTCACCCCTCTGGCCGCTCCCGGCAGCCCGGAGTACATCGCCGCCGCCGCACTGCTCGCCGCGCTCGCCGGACTGTTTTCCTTCGCCCTGGGGATGCTGCGCCTGGGCATTCTCGCAAACCTGCTCAGCCATCCGGTGATCACCGGCTTTATCGCCGCCACCGCGGTGCTGATCATTGTCGGCCAGGTAGACACCCTGCTCGGCGTGCCTGCGACCGGGGTCACCGCGCTGCAGTTGGTCCTCGCCACCCTGCGCAATCTGCCGGACGCCATCCCCCTCTCCACCTGGACGGGGCTGGCGGCGCTGCTGGTGCTGATCGCCGCCCGCCTCTGGCTGCCGCTGTTGCTGTGCCGGTTTGGAATGGGAAAAAACGCAGCGCAGCTGCTGGCCTCGCTCATACCCATGGCGGTGGTACTTACCGCCACTGCCCTGGTGGTGGCGCTGGACCTGGAGCAATTCCTGCCGGTTGTGGGTCCCCTGCCCCCCGGCCTGCCACAAATCCGCCCGCCCCCTTTCGACTGGAATACCAGCTACCAGTTGCTGCTGCCCGCACTGATCATCGCCCTGCTCAATTTCATCGGCAGCTTGTCCGTGGCCCAGGCCATGGCGGCCAAGCGCGGCGAACGCTTGGACGCGGACGCGGAACTGCGGGGGCTGGGCGCCGCCAATATCGCCAGCGCCCTGTCCGGCGGCATGCCGGTGACCGGCAGCCTGTCGCGCACCGTCATCAGCGAGGAAGCCGGCGCTGTATCCCCGATGGCCGGAGTGCTCACCGCCCTGATGATCGGGCTGGTGCTGCTGTTTCTCACCGGAATCTTTGCCCACCTGCCGATTGCCGTGCTGGCCGCCACCATCATCGTGGCCGCCGCCAGCTCCATCGATATGCGGGGATTCGCACGTATCTGGCGCTACGATCGCGCCGACGGCCTGGCGATGCTCGGCACCTTTCTCGGCGTAATGCTATTCGGGATCGAGGCGGGCATCGGCCTGGGTGTAGGCTTCTCCTTCGCCTCCCTGATCTGGCACAGCAGCCGCCCGCATATCGCGGTGATGGGAAGGTTGCCGGGCACCGAGCATTTCCGCAACGTGTTGCGCCACACGGTGGAGACATCGCCGGAAATACTCTTCCTGCGTATCGACGAGAGCCTGTTTTTCAACAATATCAGCGCGGTGGAAGACCGCCTGCTGAGCGAGCTGAAACGACATCCACAGGCGCGCGAACTGGTGTTGATCCTGTCTTCGGTAAACCGAATCGACGGTACCGCGCTGGAGCGGCTGCAGCAGGTGAACCGGGACCTGAAGGACCGGAATATCCGCCTGCACCTGTCGGAGGTAAAGGGTCCGGTACTGGACCGCCTGGGGCGCTCGCGCCTGCTGGAGGAACTGAGCGGCCGGGTGTTCCTGTCTTCCTATATCGCTGAACTGGCGCTGCGCAGGGGGGAGGCCAGTGGGGAGTGATCAGTGGTGAGTGGCACGAGACAGTAACTCGAGCGATAACCTCGATGCGAAGGCCCTGCTGCCAACTCTCGTAACTTAGTGGCATTCCACTCAGCGGGGAGTGCACAGGGCGCACTGCACTGGTAAAATATCCAGTATTTGATCGGCAGTCCCCATGCACCCACTCACGGAAGAACAACAGGCCGTCGCCGACCATCCCGGCGGCCACGCAAAGATTATCGCCGTGGCCGGTTCCGGCAAGACCACCGCGCTGCTGCACTACATCAAGAACCGCCTGCGGGCCGGGGTGGCGGCGGAGCGCATGCTGGTGCTGATGTACAACCGCAGTGCGCGGGAGGATTTCGAGCGGCGGCTGCAGCAGCTGGACTGCGCGCCCGCGCCGGCGGTGCACACTTTCCACAGCCTCGGCTACCGCCTCTACCAGCGCATGATCGCCAATGGCCATATCGCCCCCGCCAGACTCACCCCCCTGCCCCAGCCCACGGTGCAACTGCAGATCTGGAAAGCCATCGAAAAGTGCGCGGCCCCCTACGAGTTGGAGGACATCCGCGCGCGCAAGCAGTCGGAAATCGAGGCCGCGGAATTTTTTATCGACTACAGCAAGTCCATTCTCACCGGCGACCTGAGCGCCTTCCAGGAATTGAAACTCGGCGACGAGTACATGTATTTCCTGAAAGTGTTCCGCAGCTTCGAACAGTGGCGACGCAGCCAGGGCGCGGTGACCTACGCGGACCTGATCTACGACCCGGCGATACTGCTCAGCCTGTGCCCGGAAATCGCCGAGGAGTACGGCAGTTACTACGAGGATATCCTAGTGGACGAGTACCAGGATATCAACGAGGTACAGCACTTCCTTTTGCGCGTGCTCTATGGCCGCCCCAGTAACAAGAGCTGCAATGTGATCGCCATCGGCGACCCAGACCAGACCATTTACGAGTGGCGCGGCTCCAAGCCCAGCTTTCTGCTGAAATTTTTCGACGGGGATTTTCCCCCGTCCAACGTCTACCAGCTGAGCCGCACATTCCGCTACGGCCACGCCCTTTCCCTGGCCGCCAACCACTTTATCGAAAACAATCGCGAGCGCGCGGATATTTTTTGCGTATCCGCCAACGGCAAACAGCGGACGGTGATTGAAACCGTGGCCACCGGCAACGAGAGCCGCTGGCTGGTGGACCATTTGCGCGGCTGCCGCAAACGCGGCGAATCGCT carries:
- a CDS encoding SulP family inorganic anion transporter; its protein translation is MGAVYRLAGYLAIPGWLRQYNRQQLGRDLLAAVIVTIMLIPQSLAYALLAGLPAEVGLYASIAPLIAYALFGSSRSLSVGPVAITSLMTAVALSQVAVQGTGEYLLAASMLALLCGLFLALMGFLRLGFLANFLSHPVISGFITASGLLIALSQLKHILGIDAGGENLLQLGTSLLKNLPGMNTHTLAIGTLVVLFLFWSRGGATILLTRLSLSTHSAALLAKAAPVVGVLVTVMLSLVLGLEERGVALVGAIPRGLPELQIPGLSWELVRALMLPAVMISVIGYVESVSVGKTLAAKRRQKIDVNRELVGLGAANVASGFSGAFPVTGGFSRSVVNFDAGAETQMASVFTAIGIALASMFLTPFLYYLPKATLAATIIVAVLSLVDFSILKKTWNFSRRDFAAALVTIVVTLLAGVEAGVACGVAASIMLFLYRTSRPHIAEVGLVEGTEHFRNVRRHNVLTVPQILTIRVDESLLFSNASYLEDRIYADLAGNTQVWHVILMCSAVNEVDWSALEVLESVNERLQELGVRLHLSEVKGPVMDGLQRSGFLRRLSGEVFLTQFQAFSKAREPGSVDAGQPAAITENV
- a CDS encoding sulfate permease, which codes for MRLKRLVPDWLKGYQRQWLAGDTSAALVTTMMLVPQSLAYALLAGLPPHIGLYASLLPLLGYALFGSSMVLSVGPMAVLSLMTASALTPLAAPGSPEYIAAAALLAALAGLFSFALGMLRLGILANLLSHPVITGFIAATAVLIIVGQVDTLLGVPATGVTALQLVLATLRNLPDAIPLSTWTGLAALLVLIAARLWLPLLLCRFGMGKNAAQLLASLIPMAVVLTATALVVALDLEQFLPVVGPLPPGLPQIRPPPFDWNTSYQLLLPALIIALLNFIGSLSVAQAMAAKRGERLDADAELRGLGAANIASALSGGMPVTGSLSRTVISEEAGAVSPMAGVLTALMIGLVLLFLTGIFAHLPIAVLAATIIVAAASSIDMRGFARIWRYDRADGLAMLGTFLGVMLFGIEAGIGLGVGFSFASLIWHSSRPHIAVMGRLPGTEHFRNVLRHTVETSPEILFLRIDESLFFNNISAVEDRLLSELKRHPQARELVLILSSVNRIDGTALERLQQVNRDLKDRNIRLHLSEVKGPVLDRLGRSRLLEELSGRVFLSSYIAELALRRGEASGE
- a CDS encoding metalloregulator ArsR/SmtB family transcription factor, producing MADTSNISLDKMRASAGDASLMLRSLANRDRLLLLCQLSQEELCVGDLEDRLGIYQPSLSQQLGVLRREGLVATRREGKHVYYRVADERVLVLLQTLYQLYCSE
- a CDS encoding YeeE/YedE family protein; its protein translation is MTIDWNAFTPLSALAGGGLIGLASALLLSLNGRIAGISGIVGGLFARTAGETGWRLAFILGLLAAPVLWALFTALPPIRIEAGYPVLIAAGLLVGVGTRYGAGCTSGHGVCGLSRLSPRSLVATLAFMGGGFATVYVVRHLLGV
- a CDS encoding TIGR01244 family sulfur transferase, yielding MDIKQLDSQVSISADITCADLQQLAHSGVQVVVCNRLEGEVDDQASFAELSRAAAGCGIEFVAIPFARGQMQAVHCKEFAKILDSGKKVHAFCRTGNRACNLWAAAKCTVGEDGKTLMEKARGAGFDVSGTLVVFGR
- a CDS encoding MBL fold metallo-hydrolase, which translates into the protein MSAAKPLTQVQPFLDPDTETWSYVVYDHPGGAAAVVDPVLDFDPASGHTNTAGAKRLVEFIHAEKLSVEWILETHAHADHLSAAPFIRKQLGGKIAIGDKIREVQKIFREVFNLEKQFLIDGSQFDYLFHDGDVFNVGELEARVFYVPGHTPADMAWMIGDALFVGDTLFMPDVGSARCDFPGGDAGSLYRSVQKLLALPEDIRMFMCHDYPPEGGREHRCETTVGEQKRNNIHLHQGVSEAEFVAMRTKRDANLPMPRLIIPSIQVNIRAGQMPPAEDNGVIYLKVPINHL
- a CDS encoding endo alpha-1,4 polygalactosaminidase, whose product is MKRFGYAIFLLPLFLFGCNLDEFPERSPGGGGGEESVEYKQEMRDFVRNISQYAKGADGNFIIIPQNGAEIVSTTGNDTGTADADYVSAIDGIGQESLFYGYDEDDQPTPAKERLWTRTFLDMAKDSGDITILVTDYAFSQNNMDDSYEQNANLGYISFAADHRELDNIPTYPLTINNENAEDIEQLSDARNFLYLINPRLSSTRQELVNDISDTNYDVVIIDFFFDGVEYTPAQIEQLKQKRNGGKRLLIAYMSIGQAENYRYYWQSHWPSNPPEWLEEEDPDWVGNYYVEYWEQDWQTLIYGENNAYLDRIIEAGFDGVYLDRIDAFEYFEN
- a CDS encoding DUF6691 family protein — translated: MNRSLFSAFLAGLIFGVGLLLSGMANPEKVLAFLDLFGAWDPSLGLVMAGAICVGMPAFYLTGKRGKSLFGGELKLPERRDIDRRLVLGSLVFGIGWGLAGFCPGPGIVATGAGEFKALVFAAAMVVGMGIFQVIESRRATSDG